A stretch of DNA from Lysinibacillus sp. B2A1:
ACCTTGGTTCAAAAATTAAAATTACAAAAAAATAAGAAATATTTAAAGCTCTGCTAGATCATTTTTTAATCTTTACAATACTTTAATCTAAAAGCACGATTCCACCATGTAAGATAATGATATATTACATGGAAAGTAGTGAGGTTGTTGCGAAGGTTATGGGAGATCTTTTTAGTTTCTTTTAAATTAGGCTGTACTTCCTTTGGTGGGCCAACTGCACATTTAGGTTATTTTCAAAATGAGTATGTTGAAAAGCGTAAGTGGTTATCAGCAAATGATTACAGTCAACTTGTAGCGCTTAGCCAATTTCTACCTGGCCCAGCATCGAGTCAAGTAGGAATGGGTATTGGCTTAGTAAGAGGGGGAATAGTTGGGAGTATAGCGTCTTTTATTGGCTTTACATTACCGTCAGTTTTGCTGCTGATTGCATTCGCATATTTTTCGACGCAGATAGAGATGGGCTGGGTCCATGGCTTAAAGTTAGTGGCTGTTGCGATTGTTGCACAGGCAATTTTGGATATGTCCAGGAAGTTGATTGCTAGCAAATGGCATTTAATAATAGCCTTGTTTGCACTTGGAGCAGTCCTTTTATGGATACATCCATTATCACAGGTAATGGTTATAAGTCTTGCTGCCCTTATAGGCTTTCGATTTATTAAAATAACAGGTGAAATGGATCATCATGTAACAGGTGTACCTATTTCCAAAAAAGTGGGATTCATTTTATTAACATTGTTTTTCATACTCCTTATTGGTTTACCGGCTGTTAGTCCATTTCTGCAGCATGAATGGTTTATGTTGATCGAAAAATTTTATCTATCAGGTGCCTTAGTATTTGGGGGCGGTCATGTAGTATTGCCCTTGTTAGAAGTTCAATTTGTACAAAGTGGACTGATGAGTTCTTCTGATTTTTTAACAGGTTACGGAATGACCCAGGCTGTCCCAGGTCCATTATTTACGTTTGCCTCTTACATAGGTATGATGATTGCTGGAGTACCGGGGGCCATTATAGCAACAATAGCTATTTTTCTTCCTGCTTTTTTACTTATAGTCGGGGCAATGCCATTTTGGC
This window harbors:
- a CDS encoding ChrA protein encodes the protein MRRLWEIFLVSFKLGCTSFGGPTAHLGYFQNEYVEKRKWLSANDYSQLVALSQFLPGPASSQVGMGIGLVRGGIVGSIASFIGFTLPSVLLLIAFAYFSTQIEMGWVHGLKLVAVAIVAQAILDMSRKLIASKWHLIIALFALGAVLLWIHPLSQVMVISLAALIGFRFIKITGEMDHHVTGVPISKKVGFILLTLFFILLIGLPAVSPFLQHEWFMLIEKFYLSGALVFGGGHVVLPLLEVQFVQSGLMSSSDFLTGYGMTQAVPGPLFTFASYIGMMIAGVPGAIIATIAIFLPAFLLIVGAMPFWLTLNQFPRLRGAIAGANAAVVGILAAAFFHPIATETIENGLDIVISAIFLWCLMRWKMPPYLLVLIGLCIGIIRY